Proteins encoded by one window of Lactobacillus paragasseri:
- the carB gene encoding carbamoyl-phosphate synthase large subunit, which yields MPKRTDIHKIMVIGSGPIIIGQAAEFDYSGTQACLALREEGYEVVLVNSNPATIMTDTTIADKVYIEPLTVESISRIIRQEYPDAILPTLGGQVGLNMALALAKTGILDELNIELLGTKLSSIEQAEDREKFKELCKKLGEPVPPSRTVNTVEDALAFGDEIGYPIIVRPAFTMGGTGGGICHSHEELAEIAKNGLELSPVTECLIEKSIAGYKEIEFEVMRDHDDNAMIVCCMENFDPVGIHTGDSIVFSPSQTLSDKEYQMLRDCSLRLIRALKIEGGCNVQLALDPNSFDYDVIEVNPRVSRSSALASKATGYPIAKMAAKIAIGMTLDEIKNPVTGTTYAEFEPALDYVVCKMPRWPFDKFSKADRTLGTQMKATGEVMAIGRTAEEAMQKAVRSLEIDEKDLYSEKAHRASDEEIEQKLVRAQDDRLFYLAEAFRRGYSFEDVHELTKINFYFLDIVSHMVEMEKTIKENKDDLETLRLAKKYGFSDPTIAALWDEKADQVRDLRKKQNIIPVYKMVDTCAAEFESKTPYFYSTYDGENESHKSGKKSVIVIGSGPIRIGQGVEFDYATVHCVKALQKMGYEAIVINSNPETVSTDFSISDKLYFEPLTLEDVLNVCDLEKPEGVIVQFGGQTSINLAAGLEKHGVKILGTTVKDLNRAEDRELFDQIIKKLQLNQPKGLTATTHDGVIKAAEELGYPVLVRPSYVLGGKAMEIVYNKSELEEYLHDHVDIAADHPILVDDYLDGRECDVDAICDGKDVLLPGIMEHIEHAGVHSGDSMAVYPPQTFTDDVKEKIMDVTRKLALTLNCVGIMNIQFIVRNGEVYVIEVNPRASRTVPFLSKITGIEMAQVATRVIMGESLAEQGYSDGLAPEPEMISVKAPVFSFSKLADVDSYLGPEMKSTGEVMGSDHTFAKALYKAFAGAKMQLPENGNVLLTIEDRDKDKILPIAKRFARIGYRIFATKGTADFLKNNGLHVDLVTKVHENENADDNILNELRDGKIDLVINTMGHDIEKNSDGFIIRQMAIQQNVPLLTALDTADALLTSLENRSFATDALK from the coding sequence ATGCCTAAAAGAACAGATATTCATAAAATTATGGTGATTGGTTCTGGTCCAATTATTATTGGTCAAGCTGCTGAGTTTGATTATTCAGGTACTCAAGCTTGCTTAGCTCTTCGTGAAGAAGGTTACGAAGTGGTTTTGGTCAACTCAAATCCAGCGACAATTATGACTGATACAACCATTGCTGATAAGGTTTACATTGAACCACTAACAGTAGAATCAATTTCTAGAATAATTAGACAGGAATATCCTGATGCAATTCTGCCAACTCTTGGCGGCCAAGTTGGGTTAAACATGGCGCTAGCTTTGGCTAAAACTGGAATTTTAGACGAATTAAATATTGAATTACTAGGAACAAAGCTTTCTTCGATTGAACAAGCAGAAGATAGAGAAAAATTCAAAGAATTATGTAAAAAATTAGGCGAACCTGTTCCTCCTTCAAGAACTGTTAATACAGTAGAAGATGCTCTTGCATTTGGTGATGAAATTGGATATCCAATCATTGTTAGACCAGCATTTACGATGGGTGGAACTGGTGGCGGAATCTGCCATAGTCATGAAGAATTAGCTGAAATTGCTAAGAATGGTTTAGAGCTTTCTCCAGTGACTGAATGTTTAATTGAAAAATCCATCGCTGGCTATAAAGAAATTGAGTTTGAGGTAATGCGTGACCATGACGATAATGCAATGATCGTTTGCTGCATGGAAAATTTTGATCCAGTTGGTATTCATACAGGAGATTCAATTGTCTTTTCACCTAGTCAAACTTTAAGCGATAAAGAATACCAAATGCTTAGAGATTGCTCTTTACGTTTAATTCGTGCTCTTAAAATTGAAGGTGGCTGTAATGTGCAGCTAGCTTTAGACCCAAATAGTTTTGATTATGACGTGATTGAAGTTAATCCAAGAGTGTCAAGGTCAAGTGCTCTTGCTTCAAAAGCAACTGGTTATCCAATTGCTAAGATGGCAGCCAAAATTGCAATCGGAATGACTTTAGATGAAATTAAGAATCCTGTAACCGGAACAACTTATGCGGAATTTGAACCAGCATTAGACTATGTTGTCTGCAAAATGCCACGCTGGCCATTTGATAAATTCTCTAAAGCTGATCGTACTTTGGGTACACAAATGAAAGCAACCGGTGAAGTAATGGCAATTGGTCGAACTGCTGAAGAAGCAATGCAGAAAGCAGTAAGGTCACTTGAAATTGATGAAAAAGATTTATATTCAGAAAAAGCTCATCGGGCAAGTGATGAAGAAATTGAACAAAAGCTAGTTAGAGCACAAGATGATCGTCTCTTTTACTTAGCTGAGGCATTTAGAAGAGGGTACAGTTTTGAAGATGTACACGAATTAACGAAGATTAACTTTTATTTCTTAGATATTGTGAGTCATATGGTTGAAATGGAGAAGACCATTAAAGAAAATAAGGATGATCTTGAGACTTTACGTTTAGCTAAAAAATATGGCTTTAGCGATCCAACTATAGCTGCTTTATGGGATGAAAAGGCTGATCAAGTTAGAGACTTACGTAAAAAGCAAAATATCATTCCAGTTTATAAGATGGTTGACACCTGTGCAGCTGAATTTGAATCCAAAACACCTTATTTCTATTCAACTTATGATGGTGAAAATGAATCACATAAGTCTGGAAAGAAATCAGTTATTGTTATTGGTTCTGGCCCAATTAGAATTGGACAGGGAGTTGAGTTTGATTATGCCACAGTTCACTGTGTTAAAGCACTACAAAAAATGGGTTATGAAGCAATTGTAATTAATTCAAACCCGGAAACTGTTTCAACTGACTTTTCAATTTCAGATAAACTGTATTTTGAACCTTTAACATTAGAAGATGTCTTGAATGTTTGCGACTTAGAAAAGCCAGAAGGTGTCATTGTTCAATTCGGTGGTCAAACTTCTATTAATTTAGCAGCTGGTTTAGAAAAACATGGAGTTAAGATCCTTGGAACGACAGTTAAAGATCTTAACCGTGCAGAAGATCGTGAACTATTTGACCAAATTATTAAAAAGCTTCAACTTAATCAACCGAAAGGCTTAACTGCTACAACGCATGATGGCGTAATTAAAGCAGCTGAAGAGTTAGGATACCCAGTCTTAGTTCGTCCAAGTTATGTGCTGGGTGGAAAAGCAATGGAAATTGTTTATAACAAGAGCGAACTAGAAGAATATTTACATGATCACGTAGATATTGCAGCAGATCATCCAATTTTGGTTGATGATTATTTAGATGGTCGTGAATGCGACGTTGATGCAATTTGCGATGGTAAAGATGTACTATTGCCTGGAATTATGGAACATATTGAACATGCAGGTGTTCACTCAGGTGACTCAATGGCAGTATATCCACCACAAACATTTACTGATGACGTCAAAGAGAAGATTATGGACGTTACTCGGAAATTAGCGCTTACTCTTAATTGTGTTGGAATTATGAATATTCAGTTTATTGTTAGAAATGGTGAAGTTTACGTAATCGAAGTAAACCCTCGGGCAAGTAGAACAGTGCCGTTTTTGAGTAAAATAACTGGAATTGAAATGGCGCAAGTTGCAACTAGAGTAATTATGGGTGAAAGCTTAGCAGAGCAAGGCTACAGCGATGGTCTTGCTCCAGAGCCAGAAATGATTAGCGTTAAGGCTCCTGTGTTTAGCTTTAGTAAGTTGGCAGATGTGGATTCATATCTTGGACCTGAAATGAAGTCCACTGGTGAAGTAATGGGAAGCGACCATACCTTTGCCAAAGCACTTTATAAGGCCTTTGCAGGAGCAAAGATGCAGCTACCTGAAAACGGAAATGTTTTATTGACAATTGAAGATAGAGATAAAGATAAGATTTTACCAATTGCTAAGCGTTTTGCTAGAATTGGTTATCGAATTTTTGCGACAAAAGGGACAGCTGACTTTTTAAAGAATAATGGCTTGCATGTTGATCTAGTAACCAAAGTTCATGAGAACGAAAATGCAGATGATAATATCTTGAATGAACTGAGGGATGGGAAGATCGACTTAGTGATTAATACTATGGGACATGATATTGAAAAGAACTCAGATGGATTTATTATTAGACAGATGGCTATTCAACAAAATGTTCCCTTGTTAACTGCTCTTGACACAGCTGACGCGCTTTTAACTTCTCTTGAAAATAGATCATTTGCGACAGACGCCTTAAAATAA
- the ppc gene encoding phosphoenolpyruvate carboxylase, producing the protein MSIKKLENSSDHAMVAEEVKILTNLLNESTRQLSGDVVFNKIQDLIKISAQKDYDALEKQIAGLTNQEMMVVARYFATLPLLVNISEDVELASEVNLLNNTDQDYLGKLEDTIDLVAQKENAREILKYVNVVPVLTAHPTQVQRKTVLELTDQIHGLLRSYREVKNGTINQAEWTEKLRAYIEILMQTDIIRSHKLQVSNEITNVLAYYPKALIPAITKFTARYQELAKKHNLDLKGATPITMGMWIGGDRDGNPYVTADTLKLSAGLQSQVIFEYYIKKLNKLYRTISMSTSYMKTSSAVEKLSELSNDDSPFRTNEPYRRAFYYIESRLLHTEYQLLGTADKNSFVKKRDLENLDKIPVYNNPQDFKADLITIKESLEQDHDQAVIKSFFTELLEAIDIFGFHLATIDMRQDSSVNEACVAELLKSAGICDNYSDLPEKEKVQVLLKELNDDPRNLHANNKPKSDLLQKELKIYKTARQLKDRIGEDVIKQHIISHTESVSDLLEQAIMLKEYDLLDNQGARIQVVPLFETVEDLENSREIMKEFLNLDIVKKWLASQNNYQEIMLGYSDSNKDGGYLASCWNLYKAQKDLTAMGKKLGVNITFMHGRGGTVGRGGGPSYEAITAQPFGSINDRIRMTEQGEIIQNKYGNQDTAYYNLEMLASATIDRIVSKQIVSEDDIGGFRDSMDKIVLDSNKVYRKLVFETPAFLDYFLQATPIKQISNLNIGSRPAARKKITDFSGLRAIPWVFSWSQSRIMFPGWYGVGSAFKHFIDADSHNLETLQKMYQGWPFFHSLLSNVDMVLSKSNMDIAKQYADLCEDEDTKKVFDTIYQEWKLTKEVILQIEGNKELLADNPSLQMSLNYRMPYFNILNYIQIEMIKRDRVDDIAGVYESILPITINGVTSGLRNSG; encoded by the coding sequence ATGTCCATCAAGAAGTTAGAAAACAGTAGTGACCACGCAATGGTTGCCGAAGAGGTTAAGATTTTAACCAACTTGCTTAATGAAAGTACGCGTCAATTGAGCGGCGACGTTGTTTTTAATAAGATCCAAGACTTGATCAAGATTTCTGCTCAAAAAGACTACGATGCTCTTGAAAAGCAAATTGCTGGTTTAACTAATCAAGAGATGATGGTTGTTGCCCGCTACTTTGCAACCCTACCCTTATTAGTTAATATTTCTGAAGATGTGGAATTAGCAAGTGAAGTTAACTTGCTCAATAATACTGATCAAGATTATCTTGGCAAACTTGAAGATACAATTGATTTAGTTGCACAAAAAGAGAACGCTCGTGAAATCTTAAAGTATGTTAATGTTGTACCAGTTTTAACGGCTCATCCTACTCAAGTTCAAAGAAAAACCGTTCTTGAATTAACCGATCAGATTCACGGCTTATTACGTAGCTATCGTGAAGTTAAGAATGGAACTATCAATCAGGCTGAATGGACTGAAAAGCTTCGTGCCTATATTGAAATTTTAATGCAAACAGATATTATTCGTAGTCACAAGTTGCAAGTATCTAACGAAATTACTAATGTTTTAGCATACTATCCTAAGGCGTTAATTCCAGCAATTACCAAGTTTACGGCTCGCTATCAAGAATTAGCTAAAAAACATAATTTAGATCTTAAAGGCGCAACTCCAATTACGATGGGAATGTGGATTGGCGGCGACCGGGACGGTAATCCTTATGTAACAGCTGATACTTTAAAGCTAAGTGCAGGTTTACAAAGCCAAGTTATTTTTGAATATTACATCAAAAAACTAAATAAACTTTACCGCACTATTTCAATGTCTACGTCTTATATGAAAACTTCCTCAGCTGTTGAAAAACTTTCAGAGCTCTCAAACGACGACTCACCATTTAGAACCAATGAACCTTATCGCCGTGCTTTTTACTATATTGAGAGTCGCTTGCTTCATACTGAATACCAACTTTTGGGTACAGCTGATAAAAATAGTTTTGTTAAAAAGCGTGACTTAGAAAACTTAGATAAGATTCCTGTTTATAATAATCCTCAAGATTTCAAAGCAGATTTAATTACAATCAAAGAATCACTTGAACAAGATCATGACCAGGCAGTCATTAAAAGTTTCTTTACTGAGCTTTTAGAAGCAATTGATATTTTCGGCTTTCACTTGGCAACAATTGATATGCGGCAAGATTCTAGCGTAAACGAAGCATGTGTGGCTGAGTTACTCAAGAGTGCTGGAATTTGTGATAATTACAGTGATTTACCAGAAAAAGAAAAAGTTCAAGTCCTACTTAAAGAACTAAATGACGATCCACGTAATCTACATGCTAATAACAAGCCTAAGTCTGACCTACTTCAAAAAGAATTAAAAATTTACAAGACTGCACGTCAACTTAAAGATCGCATCGGCGAAGACGTAATTAAGCAGCATATTATTTCTCATACGGAAAGCGTTTCTGACCTATTAGAGCAAGCAATTATGCTCAAAGAATACGATCTTTTAGACAATCAAGGTGCCCGCATCCAAGTAGTTCCATTATTTGAAACAGTTGAAGATTTAGAAAACTCCCGCGAAATCATGAAGGAGTTTTTGAACTTAGATATTGTTAAAAAATGGCTTGCTTCTCAAAACAATTACCAAGAAATTATGCTCGGCTATTCTGATTCAAACAAAGACGGTGGCTACTTAGCTTCTTGCTGGAATCTCTATAAGGCTCAAAAAGATTTAACTGCAATGGGCAAAAAATTAGGCGTTAATATTACCTTTATGCATGGACGTGGCGGAACTGTTGGCCGCGGTGGTGGTCCTTCATATGAAGCCATTACTGCTCAACCTTTTGGTTCAATTAATGATCGGATTCGAATGACCGAACAAGGTGAAATCATTCAAAATAAATATGGTAATCAAGATACTGCCTATTACAACTTAGAAATGCTTGCTTCAGCAACGATTGACCGAATTGTTTCTAAGCAAATCGTAAGCGAAGATGATATTGGTGGCTTCCGTGATTCAATGGATAAGATTGTACTTGATAGTAATAAAGTTTACCGTAAATTAGTTTTCGAAACGCCTGCCTTTCTTGACTACTTCTTACAAGCTACTCCAATTAAACAAATTTCCAACTTAAATATTGGCTCTCGCCCAGCTGCAAGAAAGAAAATCACTGACTTCTCAGGATTAAGAGCTATCCCTTGGGTCTTCTCCTGGTCACAAAGTCGGATCATGTTTCCAGGTTGGTATGGTGTTGGATCTGCCTTCAAGCATTTTATCGATGCCGATTCTCACAACTTAGAAACTTTACAAAAGATGTATCAGGGCTGGCCATTCTTCCACTCTCTACTTTCTAACGTCGATATGGTTTTATCAAAATCTAACATGGATATCGCCAAGCAATATGCGGACCTATGTGAAGATGAAGATACTAAGAAGGTCTTTGACACTATCTACCAAGAATGGAAACTTACCAAAGAAGTTATTCTTCAAATTGAAGGTAATAAGGAGCTACTAGCTGATAATCCAAGCCTTCAAATGAGTTTAAATTACCGGATGCCATACTTTAATATCCTTAACTACATTCAGATTGAGATGATTAAACGGGATCGTGTTGATGACATTGCTGGTGTTTACGAAAGCATCTTACCAATTACTATCAATGGTGTAACTTCTGGCTTACGTAATTCGGGATAG
- a CDS encoding isochorismatase family cysteine hydrolase, which yields MTKALLIIDYTNDFIADNGSLTCGKPAQDLEDYLIELADKFYENGDYVIFPTDGHTGDKFSPEYKLFPPHNIVGTPGQELYGKLKDWYESHKSSKRIYKFNKNRYSSFQNTNLDNYLRERKIDDLWLTGVCTDICVLHTAVSAYNLNYGITIPTKGVTTFTEHGQEWALDHFKNSLGAKVI from the coding sequence ATGACAAAAGCACTATTAATTATTGATTATACTAATGATTTTATTGCAGATAATGGTTCTCTTACCTGCGGCAAACCTGCCCAAGATTTGGAAGATTATTTAATTGAGCTTGCAGATAAATTTTATGAAAATGGTGATTACGTTATTTTCCCAACTGACGGTCATACCGGAGATAAATTTAGCCCTGAATACAAGCTTTTCCCGCCACATAATATTGTCGGCACTCCGGGACAAGAACTTTATGGCAAATTAAAAGACTGGTACGAAAGTCATAAGTCTAGCAAACGTATTTATAAGTTTAATAAAAATCGCTACTCTTCTTTTCAAAATACTAATCTTGATAATTACCTACGTGAACGTAAAATCGATGATCTTTGGCTAACCGGTGTATGTACTGACATTTGTGTACTTCATACCGCAGTGAGTGCCTATAATTTAAATTATGGCATCACCATTCCAACTAAAGGCGTTACAACATTTACCGAGCATGGACAAGAATGGGCATTAGACCACTTCAAGAATTCACTTGGTGCAAAAGTAATATAA
- a CDS encoding carbamoyl phosphate synthase small subunit has translation MKRYLILEDGSIYEGEAFGADCESSGEVVFTTGMTGYQEAITDQSYADQILVFTNPLIGNYGITLADYESLEPQIKGVVCHQVARHPDNWRMQTTLPKFLERLNIPGLQGIDTRELVKKLRIHGTLKGKITDSKEDATKIAQELKEQNITQGVISRVSTKNSYPVPGSKRNIVVVDFGIKHSILRELAERDCNCIVLPYTASADEILSLNPDGVLLSNGPGDPEEMVEAAKMVQEVEKHVPLFGICMGHQVFALANGAKTYKMKFGHRGFNHPVREIATGNIGFTSQNHGYAVDPASIDKENLMITHVEVNDGTVEGLRHKKYPAFSVQFHPDATPGPHDEDSLFDDFMSMIDQRKEEERHA, from the coding sequence ATGAAGCGCTATTTAATTTTAGAAGATGGTAGTATTTATGAAGGAGAAGCCTTTGGGGCTGACTGCGAAAGTAGCGGTGAAGTTGTTTTTACAACGGGTATGACTGGTTATCAAGAAGCAATTACTGATCAAAGTTATGCTGACCAGATTTTGGTTTTTACTAATCCCTTAATTGGTAATTATGGGATTACCTTAGCAGACTATGAATCACTTGAACCGCAAATTAAGGGTGTAGTATGTCATCAAGTTGCTCGTCATCCAGATAATTGGAGAATGCAAACAACTTTGCCAAAATTTTTAGAGAGATTAAATATTCCTGGCTTACAAGGAATTGATACGCGTGAATTGGTTAAGAAACTTCGAATTCACGGTACCTTAAAAGGAAAGATCACTGATTCTAAAGAAGACGCCACTAAGATTGCCCAAGAATTAAAAGAGCAAAACATTACTCAAGGTGTAATTAGCCGTGTTTCAACTAAGAACTCTTATCCAGTTCCAGGCTCTAAACGTAACATTGTTGTAGTTGATTTTGGAATTAAGCATAGTATTTTACGAGAGTTAGCTGAAAGAGATTGTAATTGCATTGTTTTACCTTACACTGCAAGCGCTGATGAAATTTTAAGTCTTAATCCAGATGGCGTGCTCCTATCTAATGGACCTGGAGATCCAGAAGAAATGGTTGAAGCTGCAAAGATGGTTCAAGAAGTTGAAAAACATGTTCCTTTGTTTGGAATTTGTATGGGGCACCAAGTTTTTGCACTTGCTAATGGTGCTAAAACCTACAAGATGAAATTTGGACACCGTGGTTTTAACCATCCAGTACGAGAAATTGCAACTGGAAATATTGGTTTTACTTCGCAAAATCATGGTTATGCAGTTGATCCTGCTTCAATTGATAAAGAAAATCTGATGATTACGCATGTTGAAGTAAATGACGGGACTGTTGAAGGTTTACGCCATAAAAAGTATCCAGCATTTTCAGTGCAATTCCACCCTGATGCAACACCAGGACCTCATGATGAAGATTCATTATTTGATGATTTCATGTCAATGATTGACCAAAGAAAGGAAGAAGAGCGTCATGCCTAA
- the pyrR gene encoding bifunctional pyr operon transcriptional regulator/uracil phosphoribosyltransferase PyrR, whose translation MAKEIWDALAMKRALTRITYEIIEQNKGTDNLVLIGIKTRGVYLAKRIHDRIQKLEDVDVPVDELDITLYRDDRHDASLKQDPVINSNKISVDINDKKVILIDDVIYTGRTIRAAMDALMDDGRPSSIKVAVLVDRGHRELPIRADFVGKNIPTATDEQVAVNMVEKDGKDSVELKSLPK comes from the coding sequence ATGGCAAAGGAAATTTGGGATGCATTAGCAATGAAGCGTGCACTAACTCGAATTACTTATGAAATTATTGAACAAAATAAAGGAACAGATAATCTGGTTTTGATCGGTATCAAAACGCGTGGTGTTTACTTAGCTAAGAGAATTCATGATCGTATTCAAAAGTTAGAAGACGTTGATGTGCCAGTTGATGAACTAGACATCACACTTTACCGTGATGATCGTCATGATGCGTCCTTGAAGCAAGATCCAGTAATTAATTCAAATAAAATAAGCGTTGATATTAACGATAAGAAGGTTATCTTAATTGATGACGTAATCTATACTGGTCGTACAATTCGAGCAGCAATGGACGCTTTAATGGATGATGGACGTCCTAGTTCAATTAAAGTTGCGGTTTTAGTAGATCGTGGCCACCGGGAATTGCCGATTCGCGCTGATTTTGTTGGCAAAAATATTCCAACAGCAACTGACGAACAAGTTGCTGTTAACATGGTAGAAAAAGACGGTAAGGATTCGGTTGAATTGAAGTCTTTACCAAAATAG
- a CDS encoding aspartate carbamoyltransferase catalytic subunit, translated as MEKLNLVSLPHFVSVENLSVEEVEALIKRAEYFKNGGATPRLTQPVYISNMFFEDSSRTHTSFEMAERKLGLTVIPFDPAHSSVNKGETLYDTSLIMDAVGVNIEVIRHSQNEYYQDLIHPKKHQHLNIGVINAGDGSGQHPSQCLLDMMTIHEHFGHFKGLKVAIVGDITNSRVAKSNMELLTRLGAEVYFSGPEYWYSSEYDKYGKYEKLDKLVPEMDVMMLLRVQHERHSGDPNEKSFDAKAYHEEYGINHKRYQELKPDTIIMHPGPINHDVELSGDLVESDKCMFTRQMQNGVFMRMAMIEVVLRGRKLGGLK; from the coding sequence ATGGAAAAATTAAATCTTGTCAGTTTACCACATTTTGTTAGTGTAGAAAATTTAAGTGTTGAAGAAGTTGAAGCTTTAATTAAGCGAGCAGAGTACTTTAAAAATGGTGGAGCAACACCGCGTTTAACTCAGCCAGTTTATATTTCAAATATGTTTTTTGAAGATTCAAGCAGGACGCATACTAGTTTTGAAATGGCTGAAAGAAAATTAGGCTTAACAGTAATTCCTTTTGATCCAGCACATTCTTCAGTTAATAAAGGTGAAACATTATATGATACCTCGTTGATTATGGACGCTGTTGGGGTAAATATTGAGGTAATTCGTCACTCACAAAATGAATACTATCAAGATCTCATTCATCCAAAGAAGCATCAACATTTAAATATTGGCGTAATTAATGCAGGTGATGGCAGTGGACAACATCCTAGTCAATGCTTATTAGATATGATGACAATTCATGAACACTTTGGTCATTTTAAAGGCTTGAAAGTGGCTATTGTTGGAGACATTACTAATTCACGCGTGGCCAAAAGCAATATGGAATTGTTGACAAGATTAGGTGCAGAGGTTTACTTCTCAGGTCCTGAGTACTGGTATTCAAGTGAATATGATAAGTATGGAAAATATGAGAAATTAGACAAGCTAGTTCCTGAAATGGATGTCATGATGCTCTTGAGAGTTCAACATGAAAGACACAGCGGTGATCCGAATGAAAAGAGCTTTGATGCCAAAGCATATCATGAAGAATATGGAATTAATCATAAACGCTACCAAGAACTAAAGCCTGACACAATTATTATGCACCCAGGTCCGATTAATCACGACGTTGAATTAAGTGGAGACTTAGTTGAAAGCGATAAGTGTATGTTTACGCGTCAAATGCAAAATGGTGTGTTTATGAGAATGGCGATGATAGAAGTAGTTTTGCGTGGAAGAAAATTGGGAGGACTTAAGTAA
- a CDS encoding dihydroorotase, translating to MATVIKNGIVYQNGRLIKADVLIEGKKIKAIGIDLDAENVIDAQGMLVSPGLVDVHVHYRDPGQTYKEDIKTGSQAAARGGFTTVGAMPNVTPVPNTPELMKKMVEENQSKGVVHIFQYGPITNDETTDIIPDYAALKKAGAFALSNDGHGVQTAQTMYLAMQKAKENNLIIATHAQDDSLFNKGIVNEGITAERLDLPPVTELAETTQIARDLLLAQKTGVHYHICHVSTKTSVELVRLAKARGINVTCEVAPHHILLTDNDIPKDNGYFKMNPPLRNKEDQAALLVGLLDGTIDLIATDHAPHAKKEKQGGMKDAAFGITGSETAFSTLYTKFVKEEKVLRLEQLLALLSDKPAKVFGIKNAGVLEPGKNADIAIFDIEHKTKIKEADFKSKGVNTPFTGQKVYGETVMTLVDGEVVYQRGTK from the coding sequence ATGGCAACTGTAATAAAAAATGGAATAGTTTACCAAAATGGTCGCTTAATTAAAGCTGATGTCTTAATTGAAGGTAAAAAAATAAAGGCGATTGGAATAGATTTAGATGCAGAAAATGTCATTGATGCCCAAGGAATGCTTGTTAGTCCGGGATTAGTCGATGTTCATGTTCACTACCGTGATCCTGGTCAAACTTATAAAGAAGATATTAAAACTGGTAGTCAAGCTGCAGCACGTGGTGGTTTTACAACCGTCGGTGCAATGCCAAATGTTACTCCGGTTCCTAATACACCTGAATTAATGAAGAAGATGGTGGAGGAAAACCAGAGTAAAGGTGTAGTTCATATTTTTCAATATGGCCCAATAACTAACGATGAAACAACTGATATTATTCCTGATTATGCAGCATTGAAAAAAGCCGGTGCCTTTGCCTTGAGTAATGATGGCCACGGCGTACAAACTGCGCAAACAATGTATTTAGCAATGCAAAAAGCTAAAGAAAACAACTTAATCATTGCAACTCATGCCCAGGACGATTCGCTTTTTAACAAAGGAATTGTGAACGAAGGTATAACAGCAGAAAGACTTGATTTACCACCCGTTACTGAGCTTGCGGAAACTACTCAAATTGCGCGTGACCTACTTTTAGCACAAAAGACTGGAGTTCACTATCACATTTGCCATGTCTCAACTAAGACAAGCGTTGAACTGGTGCGTCTAGCTAAAGCACGTGGAATTAACGTAACTTGTGAAGTTGCCCCGCACCACATTTTATTGACTGATAACGATATTCCTAAAGACAATGGTTACTTCAAAATGAATCCGCCACTAAGAAATAAAGAAGATCAAGCAGCTCTTCTAGTTGGTTTGCTAGATGGAACAATTGACTTGATTGCTACTGATCATGCACCACATGCAAAAAAAGAAAAGCAGGGCGGCATGAAAGACGCTGCTTTTGGAATTACTGGAAGCGAAACGGCTTTTAGTACACTCTATACTAAATTTGTAAAAGAAGAAAAAGTTTTAAGGCTTGAGCAATTATTAGCACTTCTCAGCGACAAACCAGCTAAAGTGTTTGGAATTAAGAATGCAGGTGTTCTTGAACCTGGTAAAAATGCAGATATTGCAATTTTTGATATTGAGCATAAAACCAAAATTAAGGAAGCAGATTTTAAATCAAAAGGTGTAAATACACCATTTACTGGTCAAAAAGTATATGGTGAAACAGTGATGACGCTTGTTGACGGTGAAGTTGTATATCAAAGGGGAACAAAATGA